In Drosophila bipectinata strain 14024-0381.07 chromosome 2R, DbipHiC1v2, whole genome shotgun sequence, one genomic interval encodes:
- the tun gene encoding protein N-terminal glutamine amidohydrolase translates to MTTDFLFPKIADCSYVSCYCEENVWKLCEQVKRTRPEELSKCYAVFVSNEGRTVPLWRQKAGRGDDQVVIWDYHVFFMHNPSPNRCLVFDLDTTLPFPTYFHKYVTETFRSDLALRPEHHRFFRVIPADTYLIEFSSDRRHMRRPDGSWIKPPPSYPPILSNTNLHCLGDFICMSAGKGPGAVYSLSEFVHNFYKSPHVMAQNNK, encoded by the exons ATGACCACGGACTTTCTGTTCCCCAAAATAGCGGACTGCTCCTATGTGTCCTGTTACTG CGAGGAAAATGTGTGGAAGCTCTGCGAGCAGGTGAAACGAACACGCCCGGAGGAGCTGTCCAAGTGCTACGCCGTCTTCGTCTCCAACGAGGGTCGCACCGTGCCCCTGTGGCGCCAAAAAGCAGGACGCGGCGACGATCAAGTTGTGATATGG GACTACCACGTCTTCTTCATGCACAATCCATCGCCGAACCGATGTTTGGTCTTTGATTTGGACACCACGCTGCCGTTTCCAACATATTTCCACAAGTACGTGACCGAGACGTTCCGCTCCGATCTGGCCCTGCGACCGGAGCATCATAG ATTCTTCAGAGTCATACCCGCAGACACATATCTCATTGAATTCTCGTCGGATCGGCGTCATATGCGCCGGCCTGATGGCAGTTGGATAAAGCCGCCGCCCTCATATCCACCCATACTCTCAAACA CAAACTTGCACTGCCTGGGAGACTTTATCTGCATGAGCGCCGGCAAGGGCCCGGGTGCCGTGTACAGCCTCTCGGAGTTTGTGCACAACTTCTACAAGTCGCCCCACGTGATGGCCCAGAACAACAAGTAG